From the genome of Streptomyces sp. NBC_01317, one region includes:
- a CDS encoding MarR family winged helix-turn-helix transcriptional regulator, translating to MDTPDPDGVLAEQLLRLTRRLHRLQKRQLEPIGITPAQARLLRTVAMYDTPPRMADLAARLEVVPRAVTTLVDGLEASGWVRRAPDPTNRRVVRIELTDTGTATLKSLRLARRSAATEILAPLTGEQRETLGGLLATLVDGTAGPRC from the coding sequence ATGGACACCCCCGATCCCGACGGCGTGCTGGCCGAGCAGCTGTTGCGTCTGACCCGGCGGCTCCACCGCCTCCAGAAGCGGCAGCTGGAACCGATCGGTATCACGCCCGCGCAGGCGAGGCTGCTGCGTACGGTCGCGATGTACGACACTCCGCCCCGCATGGCCGATCTGGCCGCGCGGCTGGAAGTGGTTCCCCGCGCGGTCACCACGCTCGTGGACGGTCTCGAGGCGAGCGGCTGGGTCCGCCGCGCCCCGGACCCGACCAACCGCAGAGTGGTACGGATCGAGCTGACCGACACCGGCACGGCCACGCTCAAGTCGCTGCGGCTGGCCCGCCGTTCGGCCGCCACGGAGATCCTCGCCCCGCTGACCGGCGAACAGCGCGAGACGCTGGGCGGGCTGCTGGCGACCCTGGTCGACGGGACGGCGGGCCCCCGCTGCTGA
- a CDS encoding ABC transporter ATP-binding protein, which produces MNPHAPTWKPSPTPDVGRPDPGRPDPGGPDAEAPGREPPAELRRIFRLFRPYRGRLAVVGLLVGASSLVSVASPFLLREILDTAIPQGRTGLLSLLALGMILTAVVNSVFGVLQTLISTTVGQRVMHDLRTGVYAQLQRMPLAFFTRTRTGEVQSRIANDIGGMQATVTSTATSLVSNLTAVIATVVAMLALDWRLTLVSLLLLPVFVWISRRVGRERKKITTQRQRQMATMAANITESLSVSGILLGRTMGRADSLTKAFADESEQLVDLEVRSNMAGRWRMSTIGIVMAAMPAVIYWVAGLALHESGTAVSIGTLVAFVSLQQGLFRPAVSLLSTGVQMQTSLALFQRIFEYLDLRVDITEPDEPVRLAKIGGEVRFEGVDFGYEGKGGRTLTGIDLTVPAGGSLAVVGPTGSGKSTLSYLVPRLYDVTGGRVLLDGVDVRDLDFDTLARAVGVVSQETYLFHASVAENLRFAKPDATDEEMETAARAAQIHDHIASLPDGYDTLVGERGYRFSGGEKQRLAIARTILRDPPVLILDEATSALDTRTEQAVQQAIDALFEGRTTLTIAHRLSTIRDADQIVVLDAGRIVERGTHEELLREDGRYAALVRRDTRPAGAGESLPPAEDLASLAP; this is translated from the coding sequence ATGAACCCGCACGCCCCCACCTGGAAACCCTCGCCGACCCCCGATGTCGGCCGTCCTGACCCCGGCCGTCCTGACCCCGGCGGTCCCGACGCCGAGGCGCCCGGCCGGGAGCCGCCCGCCGAGCTGCGGCGCATCTTCCGTCTCTTCCGCCCCTACCGCGGCCGTCTCGCCGTCGTGGGACTGCTCGTCGGCGCCTCGTCCCTGGTCTCCGTCGCCTCGCCGTTCCTGCTGCGCGAGATCCTCGACACCGCCATCCCCCAGGGGCGTACGGGCCTGCTGAGCCTGCTCGCCCTCGGCATGATCCTCACCGCCGTCGTCAACAGCGTCTTCGGCGTGCTCCAGACCCTCATCTCCACGACCGTCGGCCAGCGTGTCATGCACGACCTGCGCACAGGTGTGTACGCCCAGCTCCAGCGCATGCCGCTCGCCTTCTTCACCAGGACACGGACCGGCGAGGTCCAGTCGCGCATCGCCAACGACATCGGCGGCATGCAGGCGACCGTGACCTCCACCGCGACCTCCCTGGTCTCCAACCTCACGGCCGTCATCGCCACGGTCGTCGCGATGCTGGCCCTGGACTGGCGGCTCACGCTCGTCTCGCTGCTCCTGCTGCCGGTCTTCGTCTGGATCAGCCGCCGCGTCGGCCGCGAGCGCAAGAAGATCACCACGCAACGCCAGCGCCAGATGGCCACGATGGCGGCCAACATCACCGAATCGCTCTCCGTCAGCGGCATCCTCCTAGGACGCACGATGGGCCGGGCCGACTCGCTCACGAAGGCGTTCGCCGACGAGTCCGAGCAGCTCGTCGACCTGGAAGTGCGGTCGAACATGGCCGGACGCTGGCGCATGTCGACCATCGGGATCGTGATGGCCGCCATGCCGGCGGTCATCTACTGGGTCGCGGGCCTCGCCCTCCACGAGAGCGGCACCGCCGTCTCCATCGGCACGCTCGTCGCCTTCGTCTCGCTCCAGCAGGGCCTCTTCCGCCCAGCCGTGAGCCTGCTCTCCACCGGTGTGCAGATGCAGACGTCCCTGGCGCTCTTCCAGCGCATCTTCGAATACCTCGACCTGCGGGTCGACATCACCGAGCCCGACGAGCCCGTCCGCCTCGCCAAGATCGGCGGTGAGGTCCGCTTCGAAGGCGTCGACTTCGGCTACGAGGGCAAGGGCGGCCGGACGCTGACCGGCATCGACCTGACGGTCCCGGCCGGCGGCAGCCTCGCGGTGGTCGGGCCCACGGGATCCGGCAAGTCCACGCTCAGCTATCTGGTGCCCCGGCTGTACGACGTGACCGGCGGCCGGGTCCTCCTCGACGGGGTGGACGTACGGGACCTGGACTTCGACACCCTCGCCCGCGCGGTCGGCGTCGTGTCCCAGGAGACGTACCTGTTCCACGCCTCCGTCGCCGAGAACCTGCGCTTCGCCAAGCCGGACGCCACGGACGAGGAGATGGAGACGGCCGCGAGGGCCGCGCAGATCCACGACCACATCGCCTCGCTGCCCGACGGGTACGACACCCTCGTCGGCGAGCGCGGGTACCGCTTCTCCGGCGGTGAGAAGCAGCGCCTGGCCATCGCCCGTACGATCCTGCGGGACCCGCCCGTCCTGATCCTGGACGAGGCCACCAGCGCGCTGGACACCCGTACGGAACAGGCGGTGCAGCAGGCCATCGACGCGCTTTTCGAAGGACGTACCACCCTCACCATCGCCCACCGGCTCTCCACGATCAGGGACGCGGACCAGATCGTGGTCCTGGACGCGGGGCGCATCGTGGAGCGGGGCACCCATGAGGAGCTGCTGCGGGAGGACGGCCGGTACGCGGCGCTGGTCCGCAGGGACACGCGGCCCGCGGGGGCCGGGGAGAGCCTGCCCCCGGCGGAGGACCTGGCGTCGCTCGCGCCGTAG
- the mltG gene encoding endolytic transglycosylase MltG, with protein sequence MTYDPSRRRPGRRPRLTRRGRLVLMMAAVLVIAVAVLVPVLVERGSDGPGPATLVVPEGRRAGQVYASVDRVLGVAPGTTRKKAASVPLDLPETAGDNPEGYLFPATYPVDSESTPASLLSFMVNTANQRLGDHHVSAGAQLHHVTVYQTVTIASIVQAEAATAPDMGKVARVIHNRLARVMALQMDSTINYALHRSSLDTTYKDTGIDSPYNTYERKGLPPTPIGNPGDDALNAAVHPTRGNWLYFVTVAPGDTRFTDSFAEQQRNVEEFNENRRAAGRTG encoded by the coding sequence ATGACGTACGACCCTTCGAGGCGCCGGCCGGGGCGCCGTCCCCGGCTGACCCGCCGGGGCCGGCTGGTCCTCATGATGGCCGCCGTCCTGGTCATCGCCGTCGCGGTGCTGGTGCCCGTCCTGGTCGAGCGGGGGTCCGACGGCCCAGGACCGGCCACGCTGGTCGTTCCCGAGGGGCGGCGGGCCGGGCAGGTGTACGCCTCCGTCGACCGCGTTCTCGGCGTGGCCCCCGGCACCACGCGCAAGAAGGCCGCGTCCGTACCGCTCGACCTCCCGGAGACGGCGGGGGACAACCCGGAGGGCTATCTCTTCCCGGCGACGTATCCGGTGGACTCGGAGAGCACACCCGCCAGCCTGCTCAGCTTCATGGTCAACACCGCGAACCAGCGGCTGGGGGACCACCACGTCAGTGCCGGCGCCCAGCTCCACCACGTGACCGTCTACCAGACCGTCACCATCGCGAGCATCGTGCAGGCCGAGGCCGCCACGGCGCCCGACATGGGCAAGGTCGCCCGGGTCATCCACAACCGGCTCGCCCGGGTCATGGCGCTCCAGATGGACTCGACCATCAACTACGCGCTCCACCGCAGCAGCCTGGACACCACGTACAAGGACACCGGGATCGACAGCCCGTACAACACGTACGAACGCAAGGGACTGCCCCCGACCCCGATCGGGAACCCGGGGGACGACGCGCTGAACGCGGCCGTCCATCCCACGCGGGGGAACTGGCTCTACTTCGTCACCGTGGCGCCGGGGGACACCCGCTTCACGGACAGCTTCGCCGAGCAGCAGCGGAACGTGGAGGAGTTCAACGAGAACCGCCGGGCGGCCGGCCGTACCGGCTGA
- a CDS encoding NAD(P)-binding domain-containing protein produces MSDFGVRDIDVVVVGAGQAGLSGAYHLRRSGLEPDRDFVVLDHAPRPGGAWQFRWPSLTYGRVHGMHSLPGMELTTAAADDTRPSSEVIAAYFAAYESRFDLRVHRPVDVSAVREGSAAREGSAEHEGGAGRLRVETSEGVWSARALINATGTWDRPFWPRYPGQETFLGRQLHTANYPGPGAFAGLRVVVVGGGASGTQHLIEIAKVAADTTWVTRRPPVYREGPFGEEQGRAAVALVEERVRQGLPPQSVVSVTGLPVNEAITKAREEGVLDRLPVFDRITPTGVAWDDGRTVEADVILWATGFRAAVDHLAPLRLREPGGGIRVEETRAVRDERVHLVGYGPSASTIGANRAGRAAVRDIGRLLARVPESV; encoded by the coding sequence GTGAGCGACTTCGGCGTACGGGACATCGATGTGGTGGTCGTAGGCGCGGGGCAGGCGGGTCTGTCCGGCGCCTACCATCTGCGCCGGTCGGGCCTGGAGCCCGACCGGGACTTCGTGGTGCTCGACCACGCCCCGCGGCCGGGCGGCGCCTGGCAGTTCCGGTGGCCGTCCCTCACGTACGGCAGGGTGCACGGCATGCACTCGCTGCCCGGCATGGAGCTGACCACCGCGGCGGCCGACGACACCCGGCCCTCCTCCGAGGTGATCGCCGCCTACTTCGCCGCTTACGAGAGCCGCTTCGATCTGCGGGTGCACCGGCCGGTGGATGTCTCGGCGGTACGGGAAGGCTCCGCGGCACGCGAAGGTTCCGCGGAACACGAGGGCGGGGCGGGGCGGCTGCGGGTCGAGACGTCCGAAGGGGTCTGGTCGGCGCGGGCCCTGATCAACGCGACCGGCACCTGGGACCGGCCCTTCTGGCCCCGCTATCCGGGCCAGGAGACCTTCCTGGGACGGCAGTTGCACACCGCGAACTATCCGGGCCCCGGCGCGTTCGCCGGACTGCGGGTGGTCGTGGTGGGCGGTGGTGCCTCCGGGACCCAGCATCTGATCGAGATCGCGAAGGTGGCGGCGGACACGACGTGGGTGACCCGGCGGCCGCCCGTCTACCGCGAGGGCCCGTTCGGTGAGGAGCAGGGCCGGGCGGCCGTCGCCCTCGTGGAGGAACGGGTCCGCCAGGGCCTTCCCCCGCAGAGTGTCGTGTCCGTGACCGGGCTGCCGGTGAACGAGGCGATCACGAAGGCGCGCGAGGAGGGGGTGCTGGACCGCCTGCCGGTGTTCGACCGGATCACCCCGACCGGTGTGGCCTGGGACGACGGGCGGACGGTGGAGGCCGACGTGATCCTGTGGGCGACCGGCTTCCGGGCGGCCGTGGACCATCTGGCGCCCCTGCGGCTGCGGGAGCCGGGCGGCGGTATCCGCGTCGAGGAGACCAGGGCCGTACGGGACGAGCGGGTCCATCTGGTGGGGTACGGGCCTTCGGCCTCGACGATCGGCGCGAACCGGGCGGGCCGGGCGGCCGTACGGGACATCGGACGGCTCCTCGCGCGGGTGCCCGAGTCGGTGTGA
- a CDS encoding LLM class flavin-dependent oxidoreductase: protein MSIHLHWFLPTGGDGRTLVDRHAYTDGGITRSGNTAVTGIRAPDVDYLAQIAKAAERLGFEGVLTPTGTWCEDAWLTTVALSQHTDRLKFLVAFRPGVISPVLAAQMASTYQRITRGRLMLNVVTGGDSTEQRRFGDHLGHDRRYARTAEFLQVVRGVWGGQPFDFDGEHYQVKGGLTALPPDPLPPVFFGGSSAAAGPVAAAHTDVYLTWGEPPAQVKEKINWIRGLAEEQGRTVRFGIRMHTISRDSAKDAWATANRLLDDLDPETVAAAQKALGKSESVGQQRMLALHGGTRDQLEIAPNLWAGVGLVRGGAGTALVGSHADVADRIEEYHELGIEHFVLSGYPHLEEAYWFGEGVTPELARRGLLAEPAPLPGAAAGGAAPLLVSGGR from the coding sequence ATGAGCATCCATCTGCACTGGTTCCTGCCGACGGGCGGTGACGGCCGGACCCTCGTGGACCGTCACGCGTACACCGACGGAGGCATCACCCGCTCCGGGAACACCGCCGTGACCGGGATCCGCGCGCCCGACGTCGACTATCTGGCGCAGATCGCCAAGGCGGCCGAACGCCTGGGCTTCGAAGGCGTGTTGACCCCCACGGGCACCTGGTGCGAGGACGCCTGGCTGACGACGGTCGCGCTCTCCCAGCACACCGACCGGCTCAAGTTCCTGGTGGCGTTCCGGCCCGGGGTGATCTCCCCCGTGCTGGCGGCGCAGATGGCGTCCACGTACCAGCGCATCACGCGCGGCCGGCTGATGCTCAACGTGGTGACCGGCGGTGACTCCACCGAGCAGCGGCGCTTCGGCGACCATCTCGGCCACGACCGGCGCTACGCCAGGACGGCGGAGTTCCTCCAGGTGGTACGGGGCGTATGGGGCGGGCAGCCGTTCGACTTCGACGGCGAGCACTACCAGGTCAAGGGCGGGCTGACGGCGCTGCCGCCCGACCCGCTGCCGCCGGTCTTCTTCGGCGGCTCGTCGGCGGCGGCGGGCCCGGTCGCCGCCGCGCACACGGACGTCTACCTGACCTGGGGCGAGCCGCCGGCTCAGGTGAAGGAGAAGATCAACTGGATCCGGGGGCTGGCCGAGGAGCAGGGCCGTACGGTCCGCTTCGGCATCCGGATGCACACCATCTCGCGGGACTCCGCGAAGGACGCCTGGGCGACGGCGAACCGGCTGCTGGACGACCTCGACCCGGAGACGGTCGCCGCCGCCCAGAAGGCGCTCGGCAAGAGCGAGTCGGTCGGGCAGCAGCGGATGCTCGCGCTGCACGGCGGCACCCGTGACCAGCTGGAGATCGCGCCGAACCTGTGGGCGGGGGTCGGGTTGGTACGGGGTGGTGCAGGGACCGCGCTGGTGGGCAGCCACGCCGATGTCGCCGACCGGATCGAGGAGTACCACGAGCTGGGGATCGAGCACTTCGTGCTGTCCGGCTACCCGCATCTGGAGGAGGCGTACTGGTTCGGGGAGGGCGTGACCCCGGAGCTGGCGCGGCGCGGGCTGCTCGCGGAGCCGGCGCCCCTGCCCGGCGCGGCGGCGGGGGGCGCGGCGCCGCTGCTGGTGTCCGGGGGTCGCTGA
- a CDS encoding ABC transporter substrate-binding protein, producing the protein MPRRPRGLTFALLPVALTLLLSACSSADNSSGGGLGGGNTDGKGSVTLNVGDQKGGSEAVLRAAGELDDLPYRVEWSTFTSGPPMLEAVNAGAVDIGSVGNTPPVFAAGAKSKITVVAATHGDSAGEAILVPQDSPLKRTSDLKGRTVAVAQGSSAHYQLIASLRKAGLTPDDIKVTLLQPADALAAFTSGKIDAWAVWDPYTSQVLSGGKGRVLTTGRGVVNGLNFQVAAPAALQDKEKEQAIDDFVTRLRRAQDWVFAHPEEWAKVWAKDTGLPYDVALDAVKRSYGTRVPVALDEAAIASEQEIADSFADLGLIPGRFDFADFVDDRFNDSLPPSTSPARSYGKAPS; encoded by the coding sequence ATGCCGCGTAGGCCGCGGGGGCTGACGTTCGCCCTCCTCCCCGTCGCCCTCACCCTTCTCCTCTCCGCCTGCTCCTCCGCCGACAACTCCTCGGGCGGTGGCCTCGGGGGCGGCAACACCGACGGCAAGGGGTCCGTGACCCTCAACGTCGGCGACCAGAAGGGGGGTTCGGAGGCCGTCCTGCGGGCCGCCGGTGAACTGGACGATCTCCCCTACCGCGTCGAGTGGTCCACGTTCACCTCCGGGCCGCCCATGCTCGAAGCCGTCAACGCCGGCGCCGTGGACATCGGGAGTGTCGGCAACACCCCGCCCGTCTTCGCCGCCGGCGCCAAGTCGAAGATCACCGTCGTGGCCGCCACCCACGGCGACTCCGCGGGCGAGGCCATCCTCGTCCCCCAGGACTCTCCGCTGAAGAGGACGAGCGACCTCAAGGGCAGGACGGTCGCGGTCGCGCAGGGCAGTTCGGCGCACTACCAGCTGATCGCCTCGCTCAGGAAGGCCGGTCTGACGCCGGACGACATCAAGGTCACGCTCTTGCAGCCGGCCGACGCGCTCGCCGCCTTCACCAGCGGCAAGATCGACGCGTGGGCGGTCTGGGACCCGTACACCTCACAGGTCCTGAGCGGCGGCAAGGGGCGGGTGCTGACCACGGGACGCGGGGTGGTGAACGGCCTCAACTTCCAGGTCGCCGCCCCCGCCGCGCTCCAGGACAAGGAGAAGGAGCAGGCGATCGACGACTTCGTCACGCGGCTGCGCCGGGCGCAGGACTGGGTCTTCGCGCACCCCGAGGAGTGGGCGAAGGTCTGGGCGAAGGACACCGGACTGCCGTACGACGTGGCCCTCGACGCGGTGAAGCGGAGTTACGGCACCCGTGTGCCGGTCGCCCTCGACGAGGCCGCGATCGCCTCCGAGCAGGAGATCGCCGACAGCTTCGCCGATCTCGGACTCATCCCGGGCCGCTTCGACTTCGCGGACTTCGTGGACGACCGCTTCAACGACTCCCTGCCGCCGTCGACCTCCCCGGCGCGCAGCTACGGAAAGGCCCCCTCCTGA
- a CDS encoding ABC transporter ATP-binding protein: MATHLQGPVSRVSGDTAVRVTGLTRAFDSRPVIDKLDLTLRAGEFTALLGRSGCGKSTLLRILAGLDRDIEGTVLVPKRRAVAFQSPRLMPWKRVWRNVLLGLDGRPGRAVAEDALEEVGLGHRSGAWPKTLSGGEAQRASLARALVREPDLLLLDEPFGALDALTRIKAQQLVAELWQRRGCAVLLVTHDVEEALSLADRALVMRDGVIAYETEVGLDRPRSVGDPAFAALRSRLLTELGVEEPAASTGTSAAAGTSHAA; the protein is encoded by the coding sequence ATGGCGACCCACCTTCAAGGGCCGGTGAGCCGCGTGAGCGGTGACACCGCCGTACGGGTCACGGGGCTGACCCGGGCCTTCGACAGCCGGCCGGTGATCGACAAGCTCGATCTCACCCTGCGCGCGGGCGAGTTCACCGCGCTCCTCGGCCGCAGCGGCTGCGGCAAGTCGACCCTGCTGCGGATACTGGCCGGCCTCGACCGTGACATCGAGGGGACCGTGCTCGTACCGAAGCGGCGTGCGGTCGCGTTCCAGTCGCCCCGGCTGATGCCGTGGAAACGGGTCTGGCGCAATGTGCTGCTCGGCCTCGACGGCAGGCCCGGACGGGCCGTCGCCGAGGACGCGTTGGAGGAGGTCGGGCTCGGGCACCGGTCCGGCGCCTGGCCCAAGACACTGTCCGGCGGCGAGGCCCAGCGCGCCTCACTGGCCAGGGCGCTCGTACGGGAGCCCGATCTGCTGCTGCTCGACGAACCGTTCGGCGCGCTCGACGCGCTGACCCGCATCAAGGCCCAGCAGTTGGTGGCCGAGTTGTGGCAGCGGCGCGGCTGCGCGGTGCTGCTCGTGACCCACGACGTGGAGGAGGCCCTGTCGCTCGCCGACCGTGCCCTGGTGATGCGTGACGGTGTGATCGCGTACGAGACCGAGGTCGGCCTGGACCGGCCGCGCTCCGTCGGTGATCCCGCCTTCGCCGCGCTGCGTTCGCGGCTGCTCACGGAGTTGGGCGTCGAGGAACCGGCCGCCAGTACCGGAACGAGCGCCGCCGCCGGGACGAGCCATGCCGCGTAG
- a CDS encoding ABC transporter permease codes for MTVDHAPPDLPAVPAGERPAELEAVVPAAGPGKRSSLGSVPRWLRRTAGPLLLLVTWQVLSSTGVLHPDTLASPGSIARSAGGLIADGTLPTAMGVSLQRVAVGLLIGGVAGTVLALASGLSRLGEDLIDATVQMLRTVPFIGLIPLLIIWLGIGEAPKIALIALGVAFHLYLNVYAGIRGVDEQLIEAGQSLGLGRWGLVRHVILPGALPGAMTGLRYSLATAWLALVFGESINADAGIGFLMNQAREFFRTDVIVVCLVVYAFLGLLADAVVRTLERLLLQWRPTFKGR; via the coding sequence ATGACCGTCGATCATGCCCCACCGGATCTTCCTGCCGTCCCGGCCGGGGAGCGGCCCGCCGAGCTGGAGGCGGTCGTCCCCGCCGCCGGCCCGGGGAAACGTTCCTCCCTGGGCTCCGTCCCCCGCTGGCTGCGCCGGACCGCCGGGCCGCTGCTGCTCCTCGTCACCTGGCAGGTGCTCAGCTCGACCGGCGTCCTGCACCCCGACACCCTCGCCTCGCCCGGGTCGATCGCCCGGTCGGCCGGGGGTCTGATCGCGGACGGCACCCTGCCGACCGCGATGGGCGTGTCGCTCCAGCGGGTCGCCGTCGGACTGCTGATCGGCGGAGTCGCCGGGACCGTGCTCGCCCTCGCGTCCGGGCTCTCGCGGCTCGGCGAGGACCTGATCGACGCGACCGTACAGATGCTGCGGACCGTGCCGTTCATCGGGCTGATCCCGCTCCTCATCATCTGGCTGGGCATCGGTGAGGCGCCGAAGATCGCGCTCATCGCGCTCGGCGTCGCCTTTCACCTCTACCTCAACGTGTACGCCGGGATCCGGGGTGTCGACGAACAACTCATCGAGGCCGGGCAGTCGTTGGGGCTGGGACGGTGGGGGCTCGTCCGGCACGTCATCCTGCCGGGCGCCCTGCCCGGCGCGATGACCGGGCTGCGGTACTCGCTCGCCACCGCCTGGCTGGCCCTGGTCTTCGGTGAGTCCATCAACGCCGACGCCGGTATCGGCTTCCTCATGAACCAGGCCCGGGAGTTCTTCCGTACCGACGTGATCGTCGTCTGCCTGGTCGTCTACGCCTTCCTCGGCCTGCTCGCCGATGCCGTCGTCCGTACTCTCGAAAGGCTGTTGCTGCAATGGCGACCCACCTTCAAGGGCCGGTGA
- a CDS encoding putative leader peptide, with translation MLRSALLTTRGHIDLLRVASAACCRGC, from the coding sequence ATGTTGCGTTCAGCTCTGCTCACCACGCGCGGTCACATCGACCTGCTGCGGGTGGCCTCCGCCGCGTGTTGTCGCGGCTGCTGA
- a CDS encoding YjbQ family protein produces MPDAFTTRILNIGTGPEETVSDLTAACERFLHDTAAGRDGLLNIFVPHATAGVAIIETGAGSDDDLLAALRTLLPADNRWQHRHGTPGHGRDHVLPALVPPHATLPVIAGRLELGTWQAVCLVDTNRDNPDRQVRLSFLG; encoded by the coding sequence ATGCCAGACGCCTTCACCACCAGGATCCTGAACATCGGCACCGGCCCGGAGGAGACCGTGTCCGACCTGACGGCCGCCTGCGAACGGTTCCTCCACGACACCGCCGCCGGCCGCGACGGCCTCCTCAACATCTTCGTCCCGCACGCCACGGCGGGCGTGGCGATCATCGAAACGGGGGCCGGCAGCGACGACGACCTGCTGGCGGCCCTGCGCACGCTCCTCCCGGCGGACAACCGCTGGCAACACCGCCACGGCACCCCGGGCCACGGCAGGGACCACGTACTCCCGGCCCTGGTCCCCCCGCACGCCACCCTCCCGGTGATCGCCGGCCGGCTGGAACTGGGCACCTGGCAGGCGGTCTGCCTGGTGGACACGAACAGGGACAACCCGGACCGCCAGGTCCGCCTGAGCTTCCTGGGCTGA
- a CDS encoding LacI family DNA-binding transcriptional regulator encodes MKKKLSDVAEFAGVSEGTVRRALNGNPAVAPATRERVLRALDVMGLPRPATAEVERSPLVGVVVPDLRNPVFPAFAEAIAGRLNKRGLIPVLCTRTSDGVSEANYIKMLLKQNIGGIVFIGSSYADAGPEQGRALKDRKVPMVLVNPADENEGSVRISADDADAVIQSLTHLTWVGHQRVGLLIGPAGHVPSARKLAAFAAFWKAREVPSQDWMPLVGHALFSLEGGAAAAVRLVRDGATAIVCGSDELALGAIRGVRRLGLDVPRDVSVTGFDDSVFMVAVDPPLTTCQQPVARMADAAVEALAQQMQGQQIAPGVTLFQTQLLLRGSTGRPPAGAIQ; translated from the coding sequence ATGAAGAAAAAGCTGAGCGATGTCGCGGAGTTCGCAGGTGTCAGCGAGGGGACGGTCCGTAGGGCGCTGAACGGCAATCCGGCGGTGGCCCCCGCGACACGGGAGCGGGTGCTGAGGGCTCTGGACGTGATGGGTCTGCCGCGGCCCGCCACGGCCGAGGTCGAGCGGAGCCCGCTGGTGGGCGTGGTGGTGCCGGATCTGCGAAATCCGGTCTTCCCCGCCTTCGCGGAGGCGATCGCCGGCCGCCTCAACAAGCGGGGGCTCATTCCCGTGCTGTGCACTCGCACATCGGATGGGGTTTCCGAGGCGAACTACATCAAGATGCTGCTGAAACAGAACATCGGCGGAATCGTCTTCATCGGGTCCAGCTACGCCGACGCCGGACCGGAGCAGGGCAGGGCGCTGAAGGATCGCAAGGTGCCGATGGTGCTGGTGAACCCCGCCGACGAGAACGAGGGATCGGTACGGATCAGTGCGGATGACGCGGATGCCGTCATCCAGTCCCTCACCCATCTGACCTGGGTGGGGCATCAGCGCGTGGGGCTGCTGATCGGCCCGGCGGGGCACGTGCCGTCCGCCCGCAAGCTCGCGGCCTTCGCGGCCTTCTGGAAAGCCCGCGAGGTCCCCTCGCAGGACTGGATGCCGCTGGTCGGGCACGCTCTGTTCTCACTGGAAGGGGGCGCCGCGGCCGCGGTGAGGCTCGTACGGGACGGGGCGACCGCGATTGTTTGCGGAAGTGACGAACTGGCGCTGGGGGCGATTCGTGGAGTTCGCCGCCTGGGCCTGGACGTGCCCCGTGATGTCTCGGTGACGGGGTTCGACGACTCGGTGTTCATGGTGGCCGTCGACCCGCCGCTGACCACGTGCCAGCAGCCCGTGGCGCGGATGGCGGACGCGGCCGTGGAGGCGCTCGCGCAACAGATGCAAGGACAGCAGATCGCTCCGGGCGTGACCCTTTTCCAGACCCAGCTGCTCCTTCGCGGCTCCACGGGCAGGCCGCCCGCCGGAGCGATCCAGTAG